From the genome of Chroicocephalus ridibundus chromosome 1, bChrRid1.1, whole genome shotgun sequence, one region includes:
- the PTN gene encoding pleiotrophin, with amino-acid sequence MQQQQQQQRRMFTAALLALVFLLAAVSTTEAGKKEKPEKKAKKSDCGEWQWSVCVPTNGDCGLGTREGTRTGAECKQTTKTQKCKIPCNWKKQFGAECKYQFQAWGECDLNTALKTRTGNLKRALHNADCQKTVTISKPCGKLTKPKPQESKKKKKEGKKQEKMLD; translated from the exons atgcaacagcaacaacaacaacaacgtcGAATGTTCACAGCTGCCCTCCTGgcacttgttttccttctggcagCTGTGAGTACCACCGAGGCTGGCAAGAAAGAGAAACCAG AGAAAAAAGCGAAGAAGTCTGACTGTGGGGAATGGCAGTGGAGTGTCTGTGTACCCACCAATGGTGACTGTGGCCTGGGGACGCGCGAGGGCACTCGCACTGGAGCCGAGTGCAAACAAACCACCAAGACTCAGAAGTGTAAGATTCCCTGCAACTGGAAGAAGCAATTTGGAG CGGAGTGCAAATACCAGTTCCAGGCCTGGGGAGAATGCGACTTGAATACTGCCTTGAAGACTCGAACCGGGAACCTAAAGAGAGCCCTTCATAATGCTGACTGCCAGAAGACTGTCACAATCTCAAAGCCCTGTGGGAAGCTTACCAAACCCAAACCTCAAG AgtccaagaagaagaaaaaggaaggcaagaaacAAGAGAAGATGCTGGATTAA